AAATAAATGCTAGGCTGTGGGGGTAACCAGGTGCCAACTTTCGAATCTCTGGTTTAATCGAAGTGTGGGGTTTTAGTGAATACTAGTTTTGTAGTACCGGCTACAGTAGTTTCTCAGCTTGCTCTTTTAGCTTAGGGAGAAGTGAGCTCCGTGCCCAGCGCAGCCGCCATGGGCCGGTCGGTCTATAGGAGCGCAGAGAAGTGTGTGTGCTCTGGCAGGTGAGCAGGGTTGGTTGTGCAACTGTCAGGCTGTGCAGTAGGAGGTCTGCTTTTGCTGGCGATAGATTCCTGCtttgctgaaaatatttcaaatctttgattagtatttaccaaaaaaattacttttaatgcCTACATTTAAGTACCCTAGTAAGAAGTAAGACTTAGTTAAcgtgaaaattaagtgaaagtCTGTAACTAAATTTTTCAATTCAACATCCCCCAAAATTCTCTAATAGTAGCTATTTATGGGTATTTCTGAATTGTTTCCTTTATTCTCCCATCTATTCTTTGTCCCCTCTAGGGAATGAAAGCTACTGGTTGATTACAAATCCCTTGGCTTCACAAGTTTGGAGACATCCCAGAATAAGGCACAATGTCAATAGCAGGAGTTGCTGCTCAGGAGATTCGAGTCCCATTAAAAACTGGATTTCTGCATGATGGCCACGCCATGGGGAAAATGAAGACGTGCTGGGGCAGCCGCAGCGAGTTTGAGAAGTAAGTCAGGGTGTAGCGCCGCTGCAGTCGTCGCTGTGTGGCCTGGGAGTGGGACAGAGAATATGCTGCAATATAACCAAGATGTTTGTCCTTTCCTTccagtaactttttaaatattgaccCAATAACCATGGCCTACAGTCTGAATTCTACTGCTCAGGAGCACCTGACGTCTCTTGGTACGTGTTCTGAAAATCCTGGTGAAGTTAGCACCTGGAGAGGAAGTTGGCAGTCTGGATTGTGTTAGCTTGTCCtccagcattattttttaaatgaggaaacgACCTAACTATTTCCAACGATAGTCTGACCCCTAGTGGCAGCAGATTCTGCAGATAACCGTGTTCTCAAACGCTCGCACCGTGCTGCCTGTATCCTGACTCACTGCCTCCTAACGAGAGCTGCTTGTGGAAGTGTGATCTTTCAAAATCAAGAGTTAAATTCGAATCCCAGCTGTGGTACATACTTCTAGAAACCTTGGACAAAATCTCTCAGCTTTCCTGCTAGTATTGAATGCATGTTTGGAAGTGATATAGTAGTGTAGATGTTGATAAAAACTTAGAAAAGTGTGTGATACGCTATGTAGTACCTTTAATGTGAACATTATGTTCCGTAGATTTTGTCAGGAGCTACTTACCACATTGCCAGCAAGTCCATTCACTCACAGTATTATGGCGGCACTAGGAGTGAGGACTTGGTCTCATCTGTGCCCTGCGAGCCTTGTATTCATGTAAATTGTATGCTGTTCATCTTTTGCAAATTTTGCACGTCACAAAACCAGCCTGAGATGCGTGGGTGTGCACCATGCACATGTCCGAGGGAGACAGGAGAGGTAGTTGGTTCTTTGAACCAGATCATGTGCGTTAACAATCTTGTGGTCCCTGATTACACCTGTGGTGGTTGCACGGCCGTTCTCGGGGTTACGGCTGTCAGGTATTTCAGTAGCAGTTGAGGCAGAAAGCTGTAGCAGCCCAGGTAGCGGGGGCTCTGCCTCACTTGGGTGGGGAGAGCATTGTTGGTCTTTTGTTAACGTTTCTTGTTCATTCCAGGGCCCACTTCGAAATCTGCTCTGATGAATGGCAACCACTTTGCAAAAAATAGTCCCTCTCAGAAGTCCAGCTTGCCCCCTCTGATTATTCCCTCGAGTGAAAGCTTTGGACAACATGAAGAGGATCAAGTTGTATGTGGTTTTAAGAAACTCTCAGTAAATGGGGTTTGTGCTTCTACTCCTCCACTCACACCCATAAAAAACTCACCTGCCCTTTTCCCCTGTGCGGCGCTCTGTGAACGGGGCTCTCGGCCCCTCCCACCACTGCCCATCTCCGAAGACCTCTCTTTGGACGAGACAGACTGTGAGGTGGAATTCCTAACCAGCTCGGATACAGACTTCCTTTTAGAAGGCTGTGGGCTTTCTGACTTCAAGTCCGATCTTCCTGGCCGGCGAAGCTTCCGTGGGTGTGGACAGATCAACTATGCCTATTTTGATACCCCAGCTGTTTCTGCAGCAGATCTCAACCAGGCACCTGACCAGAATGGAGGTGCGCAAACCTCAGATCCGCCTCCCCCTCAGAGCCACCGAAGATTAAGGAGGTCTCATTCAGGACCCGCTGGATCCTTTCACAAGCCGGCCATAAGGATATCCAGCTACGTACACAGAGCTTCTCCAAACTCCGATGAAGACAAACCCGAGGTCCCCCCCAGGGTCCCCATACCTCCCAGGCCAGTGAAGCCCGATTATAGAAGGTGGTCAGCCGAAGTTACTTCCAGCACCTACAGTGATGAAGACAGGCCTCCGAAAGTGCCACCAAGAGAACCCTTATCACGGAGTAACTCCCGCACCCCCAGTCCTAAAAGCCTGCCGTCTTACCTCAATGGGGTCATGCCCCCTACGCAGAGCTTCGCCCCTGATCCTAAGTATGTCAGCAGCAAAGCTCTGCAAAGACAGAACAGTGAAGGATCTGCCAATAAGGTTCCTTGCATTCTGCCCATTATTGAAAATGGGAAGAAGGTTAGTTCAACCCATTATTACCTACTACCTGAGAGACCACCATACCTGGACAAATACGAAAAATTTTTTAGGGAAGCAGAAGAGACAAATGCAAGCACCCAAATCCAGCCATTGTCTGCTGACTGCAGTATGGTTTCAGCCACAGAAAAGCTGGACTCTAAAACAAAAATGGATCTAGGCGGCCATGTGAAGCGTAAACATTTATCCTATGTGGTTTCTCCTTAGACTTTGGGGTCATGGTTCAGCAGAGGTTCCATAAGAGCAGATGCTTCTCAAGCAACTTTGCAGTTTGAGGTTCAGAGGAAAACGTTTCAGATTGCAGAATAAAGTAGTTGAACTCTGTCTTAAAGAGAAAGGTTTGGAGCGGTAGAGAGGTGCTGTCATGCTGAGGATCCCCAATTTTGTTAGCATTGGAGAAAAGTCTTTCCAAGCCTATAATTTAAAGATGTgatggtggggagggaaggatggggaaACTTTTACATATGCAAACattatatacctatatataaaCTTGTGGCATAACCATAGACCATAGTTGCAGGTTAACCAATTAGCTACTATCTTAGAGTAATATATATTCAGAATGATAAAAACTCAAGCTGGAGAATGACTCCGGATAGACTGAAAATtaagcaaatggaagaaaaaacagtatttagatcagaatcataaaaagaaatatttttgcttaataaGTTTGAAGATTTCTGGCTCTTAGGCCCtcttatattttgtttcatttatttttggaggCAGTCCTTTCCCTTGAGGGCAGGGTGTCCATCCTCACCGTGACTCGACCTACCTAGTTTAAAAATTGTCCCAAGACCTAAATACTTCcaggttttgctttctgtgttgTTGAGGGGAGGGATAGCAGTTTATGTGGCGACCATATTTTCACCTGTACATGTCTCACATGTTGAAAAATGAGAAGATAGTAGAATTAGTAAATTTTTCCTTACAATTCCTGCTTTGTTCCACCCACTAAAATGGCCCATTGTAGCATGCGCCTTCCAGAAACAGTGGGACGCATTAGAATCACATGGAAAAGCAAACTGTTCGCCAGTGTTTAGGATGTCAGTTTTAAGCAATAATGAAACCATTAGCTATGTGATTGAGAGTTACTGTGTGGGGatgtgtgttgtgtttttttgtttgtgtttttttagactattaataaacaaatacaacaCAAGCTGGCCTTGTGTTGCTGGTTCCTATTCAGTATTTCCTGggggttgtttgctttttaagtAAAACACTTCTGACCAATAGCTCAGTATGTCTTAATACCAGAGGTCACATCAGCATCTTTCTGCTTTTACAGCTCTGCCAGCTGGCTGCTTCCCCTAGCTTCAGTGAGACACGTAGCCCGTGTTCCTGTTTTCACATGTTTCCATGTATTTATCTTGTATAGATAAGCACAGAAGAGAAGGTGCTCACTAACAGAGGTACATTACTACGATGTTCTCTTAACAGTTAAACAAGCTGTTTACAGTTTAAACTGCTGAATGATATGATTTGAGCTATTTAAAGCTTATGTTTTAGTATGAACTAATGAAGGTTAAAACATGCTTTAGAAAAATGCACTGATTTCTGCATTATGTGTACAGTATTGGATAaaggattttattcatttttgttgcattattttgaatattgtcttttcattttaataaagttataATACTTATTTATGACACCGTTAATAATGTTTCTTGCCTAAActcttataaaattttatgtctCACGTACTTTGACAACATTACTGTTTTCAAGCACAAGGGAAGATCTTTCACAGTTTAATAGATGCTTGAAATTTACTGTCATTCCCTAAAATGACAAGTAATTTGAGCGgtttatatttaaatactatACACATGCAGCAGTGAAAATGCGCTGTTCTTATACCGTTAACAATGAAGAGCGCGAACTGATGTTGGTATGTTACTGTCAAAACGGTCATCGTCTGGCGGGGCCTCCCTGTCGAGGGAGCATAACAGAAGAAACCGGCTCTGAGAGGGCCTTGAAGCGACTTGAGTTTGAGGACTAGGTTGGGATGACTCTGGGCCCTTTGGGAGGCTCTGCTGCTTGCTTCATGTGAGGCCACCAAAGGAATGCCAGCCTGCCCTGGCCTCTCTCGGAGGTGGCGAGTCCACAGCGGGCAGATGTGCTCCTCACAGCTTGGGATACAGGAGGAAGCTGGGGTGCTGTTTGTGAGGGTGCTGGTCCTATGTCGCTTGGCCCTGTGCCTCGTTGTCTCCACGTCCTCTGCCCTCTAGCTAAAGCCGAGCTGCcgtccctgctccctctctcaaCACTCCCCTGGTTCCTGGGTGATGGCGAAGGTCACAGGGACCTGAACCGAGCACCTGCCTGTGCTTGGTACCCTCCAGAGTCAGGGGTGAGGGCAGGAAATCCTCACCCCACCTCTTTCTAACTGTCTTGGGCAGATTCTTTAAAATCTCTCTACATCAGTCTTCTCATTGGTAGTATGGGCGGCGGGTGGGGGGCTGGTCCCTAAGATAGGGAATTATCTGTGACAGCTGCATAGAAGCCACAGTAACTCCTATGTGGTGAACACCCAATAcatgaattgcttttttttttaaagattggcacctgagctaacatctgttaccaatcttcttttatttcttattcccaAGGCCCCCAGCAcacggttgtatattctagttgtaggacctggcagtgctatgtgggacactgcctcagcatggcttgatgagcggtgccatgtccacgccgaggaccagcaaaaccccggaccgctgaagcggagcacgcgagcttaaccactcagccctggggccggcccccatgaatTGTTTTTATGAACTTCTGTTACTCGCTATCACCCTGAAAGTTGGGTCTTATTTCtgacattttgcagatgaagaaatgcGCTGGGGGAGTTTATTCAGCAGACATTAGTTGAATACCAACCACATGCTAGATCCTGGGAAAATAGACACATCCCTTGCCCTTATAGAATTTAAAGCTGTCCATAATTATAATTTATGATAAATGCTAAAAAGGATGAGCAGTGGTGGCGACAGAATGACGGggctcctgcctctcccaggtgATCATTTCTGAAGGGTTGGAATCTAAGCTGAAGGAGGTGGTGTGAATAAGGAGGAAACAAGAATGTGTGAGCCCCTGatgcaggaaagaaaaagctgGGCATTTTCTAGAAGCCAGAAGTTGTTATGGTGGTGGGATGGACAACGGGAAAGGGTAGTGGACGCCACTCAAAGATCTAAGCAGGGGAAACTGGCAGCAGAAAAACTGGCTTTGAAAGATACTTAGCGGTAGAAACAGCATTTGGAGAGCTCAGGTGGGATGTGGAGCACCGGCACGTGTGCGCTTCAGCCTCAGAGGGTGAGCTCCAGCCACGCAGACACCGCCTGTGGAATGCCTGAACGTTGCACTCCCACTTCTTGATCTGCAGCTCCCATTCTTTGCGTCTTTCCACTGCCTTGCCTTTGTATTGTGGTCAAGACTATCTTTAATTCGTTCCAGATTTGCTTCCCTCTTACTTTCgtgtttttctttgactttgtaagagtattattttttcctgaccAAGTAAATGTGCTTGCCACCGTGCTAATGCCACACGACTAGAACACTGTCCTTAGCACCATTTGCCAGCTCGGTCCTCAACCAGCACACAGCAAATTGAACTCTCAAGACTTCTCTTGGCATAAGCCAGCCCTGGTCCTACACTGTTAGCTGTTGCTAAGACCCGTACCAGTGGGAAAACAGCTGTCTGTCAGCTGCCACTTACGCATTTTGAGTTCTCTCTCAAAGGCAGGTAATATCTAGAAACAAAGTACCGTCCTAAAGTCAGGAAACGTATGTTTCGATCTAAACCTCTCCTATCCTAGGTGAAGGTTCCCTTAGCTTCCCTGTGCCTCGTTTTCCCATCAATGTGAGGCCATGGCAGAGCACGGCACAATACCACACAAACGGAAGGGGTTTATTGTTGGGGACTGTTTCATGGCAGAAGCTAGGTCAAGAGGACTCATTTTGAAGTCAGCTCAAAGTCTGGGTAATCCTAAATTTTAAGCGTTTCTAGGTTACAATAATCAAGTATGCATTGcctgtcttatttttattaaattctgcATGCTAATGGAAGTTTAATCTTGTTTATGTGTTGCTCATTTCTCTCTAGGTCTCAAGGGATGTCTTAACTATGTTATGAAAAGACCTATCTTTAAGAGGATGTTTCTTCACTGTTAGGGGTCCTATTCAAAAAAAAGGCCTGTAGATTCTTCTAAAGCAATTCATacttggagaaaagagaactacatCCGTATGTCTACTGATTCaagaatcaaaatatatattaagcaattctctattttattcactACATCACATAATTTAGAGTCTTAGGGTATATGAAGGCTTCTTAAAAATAAGCTCCTAgcgtgtatttttttttcactttttattttgaaataatcatagATCATAGAAGTTTCAAAACTAGTACAGAGAGGTCCCCTGTACCCATTACTCAGGTTCCTCCAATGATAACATCTTATGTAATGATACTCcgttatcaaaaccaggaaattgacatcaCAATGCTCacatatactattttatttagaaatagttACTATCAAAATGGACTTAggtcctgctttttaaaattaatttagaaattaatttggCATTCTGGTAGGCATTTTGTGAAAAGctaataaagctttaaaaaaacgTTGCCACGTAAATATGTATACACTATGGTAATGGTAATTGAGAAGATAAGACTGATGCATGTTAACTTTGATCTGCCAAGATTTTCTGCAACGTTAATTTGTATGAGTTCTAGTCAAGATATCACTTCAAACTTGGAGGAGTCATGAATAGTTTTTCCTTTAAAGGCCTTCAGATATACACAGCCTTGAGGTTCCACGTCTTTGAATCTGAAATGTGTAACAGGAGACGAACTGGATTTCTAAACCAGTACTAAAGCTTTGAGgtattctttttggttttttgtcccctaagccctccagtacatagttgtatattctggttataCAGAATATACgtccctctggttctgctatgcgAGATGCCACctcaatatggcttgatgagcagtgctaggtctgtgcccaggatctgaactggcgagaccctgggccgccgaggctTAGCGCGCGAGCCTatccactcggtcatggggccggcctgcCTTGGGTATTCTTGTCCTTCAGAAAATAAGTTTGTTTCAAAGTAAAATACACTTGGAGTCTTGTTTTCTTTGCAGACTAGTTCATCTGACAAACGTTCTGGCCCTTTACCTCTTCGCATGCAAATTACATCTTTTAAGAGAAGTTTTTGGGGTTTATTTGGAGAAagtagagagaagaagggagaagacagtCGG
This genomic interval from Equus quagga isolate Etosha38 chromosome 5, UCLA_HA_Equagga_1.0, whole genome shotgun sequence contains the following:
- the ERRFI1 gene encoding ERBB receptor feedback inhibitor 1 isoform X2 — protein: MSIAGVAAQEIRVPLKTGFLHDGHAMGKMKTCWGSRSEFENNFLNIDPITMAYSLNSTAQEHLTSLGPTSKSALMNGNHFAKNSPSQKSSLPPLIIPSSESFGQHEEDQVVCGFKKLSVNGVCASTPPLTPIKNSPALFPCAALCERGSRPLPPLPISEDLSLDETDCEVEFLTSSDTDFLLEGCGLSDFKSDLPGRRSFRGCGQINYAYFDTPAVSAADLNQAPDQNGGAQTSDPPPPQSHRRLRRSHSGPAGSFHKPAIRISSYVHRASPNSDEDKPEVPPRVPIPPRPVKPDYRRWSAEVTSSTYSDEDRPPKVPPREPLSRSNSRTPSPKSLPSYLNGVMPPTQSFAPDPKYVSSKALQRQNSEGSANKVPCILPIIENGKKVSSTHYYLLPERPPYLDKYEKFFREAEETNASTQIQPLSADCSMVSATEKLDSKTKMDLGGHVKRKHLSYVVSP
- the ERRFI1 gene encoding ERBB receptor feedback inhibitor 1 isoform X1, translated to MSIAGVAAQEIRVPLKTGFLHDGHAMGKMKTCWGSRSEFEKCLSFPSSNFLNIDPITMAYSLNSTAQEHLTSLGPTSKSALMNGNHFAKNSPSQKSSLPPLIIPSSESFGQHEEDQVVCGFKKLSVNGVCASTPPLTPIKNSPALFPCAALCERGSRPLPPLPISEDLSLDETDCEVEFLTSSDTDFLLEGCGLSDFKSDLPGRRSFRGCGQINYAYFDTPAVSAADLNQAPDQNGGAQTSDPPPPQSHRRLRRSHSGPAGSFHKPAIRISSYVHRASPNSDEDKPEVPPRVPIPPRPVKPDYRRWSAEVTSSTYSDEDRPPKVPPREPLSRSNSRTPSPKSLPSYLNGVMPPTQSFAPDPKYVSSKALQRQNSEGSANKVPCILPIIENGKKVSSTHYYLLPERPPYLDKYEKFFREAEETNASTQIQPLSADCSMVSATEKLDSKTKMDLGGHVKRKHLSYVVSP